In a single window of the Bacillus clarus genome:
- a CDS encoding exodeoxyribonuclease III, with amino-acid sequence MKFISWNVNGLRAVIAKGGFIEYLEESNADIFCLQEIKLQSGQIDLDLEGYYTYWNYAVKKGYSGTAIFTKKKPISVTFGLGIEEHDQEGRVITLEFEDFYMITLYTPNAKRGLERLDYRMEWEDAFLSYIKRLNEKKPVIFCGDLNVAHKEIDLKNPKTNRKNPGFSDEEREKFTRILEEGFVDTYRYLYPDKEGAYSWWSYRMGARAKNIGWRLDYFVISERLKNKIIDAKINSEVIGSDHCPVELRMEF; translated from the coding sequence ATGAAGTTTATTTCATGGAATGTAAATGGTTTGCGAGCAGTTATCGCAAAAGGTGGATTTATAGAATATTTAGAAGAATCTAACGCAGATATTTTTTGTTTACAAGAAATTAAATTACAAAGTGGACAAATTGATCTAGATTTAGAAGGATACTATACCTATTGGAATTATGCTGTGAAAAAAGGATATTCGGGAACCGCAATTTTTACAAAAAAGAAACCGATTTCTGTTACATTCGGTTTAGGAATCGAAGAGCATGATCAAGAAGGAAGAGTCATTACATTAGAGTTCGAAGATTTTTACATGATAACGCTGTATACACCAAATGCGAAGCGAGGGTTAGAACGTTTAGATTACAGAATGGAATGGGAGGATGCATTCCTATCGTATATTAAGCGATTAAATGAAAAGAAACCAGTTATCTTTTGTGGGGATTTGAATGTCGCTCATAAAGAAATTGATTTAAAAAACCCGAAAACAAATCGAAAAAACCCTGGATTTTCAGATGAAGAAAGAGAAAAATTCACGCGTATTTTAGAAGAAGGATTTGTTGATACGTATCGTTATTTATATCCTGACAAAGAAGGCGCATATTCATGGTGGTCGTATCGTATGGGGGCAAGGGCGAAAAATATTGGATGGCGTTTAGATTATTTTGTGATTTCTGAAAGGCTAAAAAATAAAATAATCGATGCAAAAATTAATAGTGAAGTAATAGGATCAGATCATTGTCCTGTTGAATTACGTATGGAGTTTTAA
- a CDS encoding bifunctional transcriptional activator/DNA repair enzyme AdaA: MWHKDAHLESKEYPLTAEYWQAIIHNDSSYDATFFYAVKTTGIFCRPSCKSRVPNKNNVKIFLHAQQALHEKFRPCKRCKPNGLTLPNEEWVKQIKEYMQNHYCDALTLDILAEMCHGSPYHLQRTFKRIVGISPTDYIQQLRIAKAMEYLTHTSQSITEISHAVGIENSAHFATLFKKKTGFTPTEYRKTNVTNEE; encoded by the coding sequence TTGTGGCATAAAGATGCACATTTAGAAAGTAAGGAATATCCCTTAACAGCTGAGTACTGGCAAGCCATCATTCATAACGACTCTTCGTACGATGCTACATTTTTTTATGCAGTAAAAACAACGGGTATTTTTTGTCGTCCATCATGTAAATCAAGAGTGCCTAATAAAAACAATGTAAAAATATTTCTTCATGCACAGCAAGCGCTGCATGAAAAATTCCGTCCATGCAAACGTTGTAAACCAAATGGACTAACCTTACCAAATGAAGAGTGGGTAAAGCAAATTAAAGAGTATATGCAAAACCATTATTGTGATGCATTAACTTTAGACATACTCGCAGAAATGTGCCACGGCAGCCCTTATCATTTACAACGTACCTTTAAGCGAATTGTAGGCATTAGCCCGACCGATTATATACAACAATTAAGAATTGCAAAAGCGATGGAATATCTAACGCATACAAGTCAATCCATTACGGAAATTAGTCATGCTGTTGGCATAGAAAACTCGGCTCATTTTGCAACTTTATTTAAAAAGAAAACAGGATTTACCCCTACTGAATATCGAAAAACAAATGTTACAAACGAGGAATGA
- a CDS encoding DNA-3-methyladenine glycosylase family protein: MTETIIPDEWDAPYFIGTKLSKDYCFPWCNQQKNSDAIIKFESRKLAEQAGYTSCKTCCPHLPYGAWKDDGNTLILIAPKEFSFKENVRYLSRSKNECMFRIEDNKIYRVVPIQGVNPLIETSINTAGNIQIRFLRDAIPSQKWIRAIVAKYVWEWFDLDINLIPFYNLAKYDPLLQKPIKDYYGLRNMGIPDLFEALCWGVLGQQINLAFAYTLKRRLVEQFGECIEWNGRKHWLFPSPEVIANIDVEDLAKLKMTTKKCEYLIGIAQLIAEEKLSKESLLQIKDFKQAEKLLTNIRGVGPWTANYVLMRCLRFPSAFPIDDVGLHNAIKFLTGAENKPTKNEIKEFASRWTNWESYATFYLWRVLY; this comes from the coding sequence ATGACAGAAACTATAATTCCTGATGAATGGGATGCTCCCTATTTTATCGGCACAAAATTATCAAAAGACTATTGCTTTCCTTGGTGTAATCAACAAAAAAATTCAGATGCCATTATAAAATTTGAATCTAGAAAATTAGCTGAACAGGCTGGTTACACATCTTGTAAAACGTGTTGTCCTCACCTTCCATATGGTGCATGGAAAGATGACGGCAACACGTTAATATTAATCGCTCCGAAAGAATTTAGCTTTAAGGAAAACGTACGCTACCTTTCGCGTTCTAAAAATGAGTGTATGTTTCGTATTGAAGATAACAAAATCTATAGAGTCGTTCCTATACAAGGAGTAAATCCTTTAATTGAAACAAGTATAAATACTGCGGGAAATATTCAAATACGCTTTTTAAGAGATGCTATTCCTTCACAAAAGTGGATTCGCGCTATAGTAGCGAAGTATGTATGGGAGTGGTTTGATTTAGATATAAATTTAATTCCCTTTTACAACTTAGCCAAGTATGACCCTCTCCTTCAAAAACCAATTAAAGACTATTATGGACTTCGCAATATGGGGATTCCCGACCTATTTGAAGCACTATGCTGGGGGGTTCTCGGTCAACAAATTAACCTCGCCTTCGCCTATACTTTAAAGCGACGTCTTGTTGAACAGTTTGGCGAATGTATAGAATGGAACGGAAGAAAGCATTGGCTCTTCCCATCCCCAGAAGTAATTGCAAATATAGATGTAGAAGACTTAGCCAAATTAAAAATGACGACTAAAAAGTGTGAATACTTAATCGGAATTGCACAACTCATTGCGGAGGAAAAGTTATCAAAAGAATCTTTATTACAAATAAAAGATTTCAAGCAAGCTGAGAAACTACTAACGAATATCCGTGGCGTGGGGCCCTGGACGGCTAATTATGTTTTAATGCGTTGCTTACGGTTTCCATCCGCCTTCCCAATTGATGATGTCGGTCTACATAATGCAATAAAATTTTTAACAGGTGCAGAAAATAAACCAACTAAAAATGAAATAAAAGAATTTGCTTCACGCTGGACAAATTGGGAATCTTATGCCACCTTTTATTTATGGCGTGTTCTATATTAA
- a CDS encoding iron-hydroxamate ABC transporter substrate-binding protein, whose product MNKKLFTLGMVTVLSVGLAACNSADKTSGEQKQQTKATETKKDEKQKITYLGKEYTVPAKVDKIATASLESMEDAAVLGIKPVGAITVGGKLPTYLAKDLEGAKSIGEKMQPNFETLLQLKPDVITSSTKFPAETAEKFTKVAPTLPVSHVSTNWEDNLKLMGELTGKKDKAEKIIKDYKADAEKAKEKIGGKLKDKKVLVIRLRANDLYLYPEGVYFNPVIYKDLGLTVPEQIKSVKAQEKISLEKLAEVNPDYVFLQYEESENNKPKVLEEIESNPIWQSMNAVKDKKVFVNAVDPMAQGGTAWSKTAFLKEAVKNLSK is encoded by the coding sequence ATGAATAAGAAATTATTTACATTAGGGATGGTTACAGTTTTAAGTGTAGGTTTAGCAGCATGTAATAGTGCGGACAAAACTTCTGGGGAACAAAAACAACAAACAAAAGCGACTGAAACGAAAAAAGATGAGAAGCAAAAAATTACATACTTAGGAAAAGAATATACAGTACCTGCGAAAGTGGATAAAATTGCAACAGCTAGTTTAGAATCTATGGAAGATGCAGCAGTACTTGGTATTAAACCAGTAGGTGCAATTACTGTAGGTGGCAAATTGCCAACGTATCTTGCGAAAGATTTAGAAGGTGCAAAATCTATCGGTGAGAAAATGCAACCGAATTTTGAAACATTACTTCAGTTAAAACCAGATGTTATTACATCTAGTACGAAATTTCCAGCAGAAACAGCTGAAAAATTTACGAAGGTAGCCCCAACGTTACCGGTATCGCACGTTTCGACAAATTGGGAAGATAACCTGAAATTAATGGGAGAACTAACTGGTAAAAAAGATAAAGCAGAAAAAATTATTAAAGATTACAAAGCTGATGCCGAAAAAGCAAAAGAAAAGATTGGAGGTAAATTAAAAGATAAAAAGGTGCTTGTAATAAGGCTAAGAGCGAATGACTTATACCTTTACCCAGAGGGAGTATACTTCAATCCTGTAATTTATAAAGATTTAGGTTTAACTGTTCCAGAGCAAATTAAATCTGTAAAAGCACAAGAAAAAATTTCTTTAGAAAAACTTGCTGAAGTCAACCCAGATTATGTCTTCCTACAATATGAGGAAAGTGAAAATAATAAGCCAAAAGTGCTAGAAGAAATCGAAAGTAATCCAATTTGGCAAAGTATGAATGCTGTAAAAGATAAGAAAGTATTTGTAAATGCTGTAGATCCAATGGCGCAAGGTGGTACAGCTTGGAGTAAAACAGCGTTCTTAAAAGAAGCAGTAAAAAACTTATCTAAATAA
- a CDS encoding methylated-DNA--[protein]-cysteine S-methyltransferase: MESNINKTIYWTLFVHENWQLHVAATSNGLCFIGSQKQTFEELTTWASKKLPQHTLVQSHTRLQPYIKELIEYFEHKRKNFTFPIEAYGTSFQLTVWNALREIPYGKTYSYSNIAEWIQQPKAVRAVGTAIGANPLLITIPCHRILGKNGKLTGFRGGLEMKKELLKLETL; encoded by the coding sequence ATGGAATCAAATATAAATAAAACGATATATTGGACATTGTTTGTTCATGAAAATTGGCAGCTGCATGTTGCAGCAACTTCAAATGGATTATGCTTCATCGGATCGCAAAAGCAAACTTTTGAAGAACTAACTACTTGGGCTAGTAAAAAACTTCCACAGCATACATTAGTTCAAAGCCATACCCGCTTACAACCATATATAAAAGAACTCATCGAGTATTTCGAACATAAGCGAAAAAACTTTACATTTCCTATCGAGGCTTATGGGACATCTTTCCAATTAACTGTATGGAATGCATTACGTGAAATTCCTTATGGGAAAACTTATTCATATTCTAATATTGCAGAATGGATTCAACAGCCAAAAGCAGTACGTGCTGTCGGTACCGCAATCGGGGCAAATCCTCTCCTCATTACAATTCCTTGCCATCGCATTTTAGGAAAAAACGGAAAGCTAACTGGCTTTAGAGGTGGTCTAGAAATGAAAAAAGAACTATTAAAGTTAGAAACACTATAG